The Acidobacteriota bacterium genome has a window encoding:
- a CDS encoding RluA family pseudouridine synthase, translating to MSKTTWQVKEAETGTRLDKWLAAAERLNSRSRALAALEKGQVFVNEAEQSAGEAGRRLQPGETVRLWLDRPGSAARRNYAGSGKRIADLHLIYEDPTLLVVNKPAGLLSVPLPAKPDEPSLLDKVTTHLRGQGLNRAFIVHRIDRDTSGLVVFTKSFAAQQQLKHQFERHEPERIYYAFVYGQPQPDKGMWRDELVWDQEELRQKVASGPASSKQAEKQEAECQYRVLEKYAEAALVEVSLITGKRNQIRIQAGLRGHPLIGERQYVYQHKPAVKLEFPRQALHALRLSFRHPQDGRKVKFEASLPADLQGLQQRLQASRAA from the coding sequence ATGAGCAAAACAACTTGGCAAGTTAAAGAAGCAGAAACCGGCACGCGGCTGGATAAATGGCTGGCGGCGGCGGAACGCCTCAACTCGCGTTCGCGCGCGTTGGCGGCACTGGAAAAAGGGCAGGTCTTCGTCAACGAGGCCGAGCAGTCGGCGGGCGAGGCCGGGCGGCGCTTGCAGCCCGGCGAAACGGTGCGTCTCTGGCTGGATCGTCCGGGCAGCGCGGCGCGGCGCAATTACGCGGGCAGCGGTAAACGCATCGCCGATCTGCATCTGATTTATGAAGACCCGACCTTGCTGGTCGTCAACAAACCGGCGGGGTTGTTGTCGGTACCGTTACCCGCCAAGCCGGATGAGCCTTCGTTATTGGACAAAGTCACGACACACTTACGTGGCCAGGGTTTGAATCGCGCCTTCATCGTGCACCGCATTGACCGCGATACTTCGGGGCTGGTCGTGTTTACGAAAAGCTTCGCGGCGCAGCAGCAACTCAAACACCAATTCGAGCGGCACGAGCCGGAGCGTATCTATTACGCTTTTGTTTACGGCCAGCCACAACCAGACAAAGGGATGTGGCGCGATGAATTGGTTTGGGATCAGGAAGAGTTGAGGCAGAAGGTGGCGAGTGGCCCCGCTAGCAGTAAGCAGGCGGAAAAGCAGGAAGCCGAATGCCAGTATCGTGTGCTGGAAAAATACGCCGAGGCCGCGTTGGTCGAGGTCAGTCTGATCACCGGCAAGCGCAACCAGATTCGCATCCAAGCCGGTTTGCGCGGCCATCCGCTAATTGGCGAGCGCCAGTACGTCTATCAGCACAAACCCGCCGTCAAGCTCGAATTCCCGCGCCAGGCCCTGCACGCGCTGCGGCTGAGTTTTCGCCATCCGCAAGATGGCCGTAAAGTGAAGTTTGAAGCGTCGCTGCCAGCGGACTTGCAAGGCTTGCAACAGCGCTTGCAAGCCAGCCGCGCTGCTTGA
- a CDS encoding DUF4160 domain-containing protein: protein MPRISQFFGIVIYMYYNDHQPPHFHAEYGEYEVIFEIDTLAVLRGGLPRRAQAMVVEWAVQHRAELRQNWQLARQQQQLSQIAPLD from the coding sequence ATGCCTCGCATCAGCCAGTTTTTCGGCATCGTGATTTATATGTACTACAATGACCACCAACCGCCGCATTTTCACGCCGAGTATGGCGAATACGAGGTGATCTTCGAGATAGACACTCTTGCTGTACTGCGTGGCGGTTTACCACGGCGCGCGCAAGCGATGGTCGTGGAATGGGCAGTACAACACCGCGCCGAATTGCGCCAAAACTGGCAACTCGCACGGCAACAGCAACAGCTTTCCCAAATCGCACCGCTTGACTGA
- a CDS encoding DUF2442 domain-containing protein has product MEHLGPLMRVQAVEPLTAFNVRLTFQNGVQKEINLEPYLRGPIFAPIRNDIAVFRTVKISGSTIGWENGADIDPDVLYYGLTPAWAEEAATA; this is encoded by the coding sequence ATGGAACATTTAGGCCCACTGATGCGCGTGCAAGCCGTTGAGCCACTCACGGCGTTCAACGTGCGCCTCACATTTCAGAACGGTGTACAAAAAGAAATAAACCTGGAGCCGTATTTGCGGGGCCCGATCTTTGCGCCGATTCGCAATGACATTGCCGTTTTCCGCACCGTCAAAATTAGCGGCAGCACCATCGGCTGGGAAAACGGCGCGGATATTGACCCGGATGTTTTGTATTACGGCCTCACACCAGCCTGGGCCGAAGAAGCGGCGACTGCTTGA
- a CDS encoding sugar kinase — translation MQTGLNIRAQGALDLVSLGALIHRLDPGIIPFRKATTCQIHVSGGEFNVAANLADCFGLKTGIASAMVDYPIGELIAERVKAMGVKPFYKRFAHDGVMGPNMATVYSDRGYGVRAPVVFYNRCNEAAAQLKPGDFDWDKIFAGGVRWFHSGGIFAALSETTAELIIEGMKAAKAAGAVTSFDLNFREKLWKISGGQDRAVSVIGRIVENVDVLVGNEEDLQKGLGIAGPEVAATSKLDPSAFFGMIDRVVEKHPHIKVVATTLREVHSTSRHSWGAVAWVNGQAHISMTCDLDVCDRVGGGDGFAAGFFYGLLTGESPEEALKLGWAHGALLTTFPGDTTMATVEQVRAFAQGGSARIQR, via the coding sequence GTGCAAACTGGTTTGAATATTCGTGCTCAAGGCGCGCTTGATCTGGTTTCGCTGGGGGCGCTGATTCATCGGCTCGATCCGGGGATCATCCCCTTCCGCAAAGCCACAACCTGCCAGATTCATGTCAGCGGGGGCGAATTCAACGTGGCGGCCAACTTGGCCGATTGTTTTGGGCTGAAAACCGGCATCGCTTCGGCAATGGTGGATTACCCGATTGGCGAATTGATTGCTGAGCGCGTGAAGGCGATGGGCGTCAAGCCCTTTTACAAACGCTTCGCGCACGATGGCGTGATGGGGCCGAATATGGCGACGGTTTATAGCGACCGGGGTTACGGCGTGCGCGCGCCGGTGGTCTTTTATAACCGCTGCAATGAAGCGGCGGCGCAGCTCAAGCCGGGCGATTTCGATTGGGACAAAATCTTTGCGGGCGGCGTGCGCTGGTTTCACAGCGGCGGCATCTTTGCGGCGCTGTCTGAAACGACTGCCGAGTTGATTATCGAAGGCATGAAAGCGGCCAAAGCGGCGGGCGCGGTGACTTCCTTCGATCTGAACTTCCGCGAAAAGCTCTGGAAGATTTCGGGCGGGCAGGATCGCGCTGTTTCCGTCATCGGGCGCATTGTCGAAAACGTGGATGTGCTGGTCGGCAATGAAGAGGATTTGCAAAAAGGTTTGGGCATCGCGGGGCCGGAAGTTGCCGCGACCTCTAAACTCGACCCGAGCGCGTTCTTTGGCATGATTGATCGCGTCGTTGAGAAGCATCCGCACATCAAAGTCGTCGCCACGACCTTGCGCGAAGTCCATTCAACCAGCCGTCACAGTTGGGGCGCGGTGGCCTGGGTCAACGGGCAGGCGCATATTTCGATGACTTGCGATCTGGATGTCTGCGACCGCGTCGGGGGTGGCGATGGCTTTGCCGCCGGATTCTTCTATGGTTTGTTGACGGGCGAATCGCCCGAAGAAGCGTTGAAACTGGGCTGGGCACACGGGGCGTTGCTGACGACCTTCCCCGGCGACACCACGATGGCGACGGTGGAGCAGGTGCGGGCTTTTGCGCAAGGTGGTTCGGCACGAATCCAACGTTAG